Genomic DNA from Rhodoferax mekongensis:
GACCACATTGCTGCATGGCCAACGGCGTGGCTGCCATCAGCAGATTCATGACTCCGTAGCCCATGGCGGCGCTCAGGCAAGCCACGACGAATGCAGGCTGCCGCGCGATCTCGCTCAGGGGGCGACCGGTAGAGGTAGCCGCATTCGGCGCCTGGTGTGCCGGAAAACGGACGAACGCCATCAGCACCATGGCCAGCAGCCCCACGCCGGCCAGCACCAAGTACGCACCCGTGAACGGCACCTCCATGAGCGTGCGTGTGCGGGCCGCGAGGTTGGGTCCGGCAATCGCGCCGATGAGGCCGCCCGCCAGCACCAGAGAAACCGCTTTTTCCCGGAATGCAGGCAATGCCAGTTCCGCTGCTGCAAAACGGTAGAGCTGGCCGTTGGCGCTGTAGTAGCCGGCAACGACGGTCGCGGCGACCAGGCCCCAAAACTGATGGGCAGCCACGGCCCACGCGCCGGCCAGCGCGGAGGCCACTGCCACTGCCAGCCCGATCTGGAAAGAGGTCCGCCGCCCGAAGCGCGCCTGCGTAGCGGCCACCAGAGGCGTCGCCAAAGCACCGCCCACCACATAGCCCATGACAGGCAAAGTCGCCATCCACCCGTAAGGGGCCATGCTCAAACCCACCAGGCCGTTGATGGCAATAAAGGTGACGTTGTTGGTGAGGAAGAGCCCTTGGCACAGAGCGAGTAGCCAAAGGCTGCGGTTCATGGTTGAGTCAGTAAAGTGAGTGCTGCCAGTGCAGCGGTTTCGGCCCGCAGAACGCGGGGGCCCAGGGAAGCCGGGGAGAAGCCGGCGGCGATAGCGGCATCTTCCTCATGGATGCTCAAGCCCCCTTCGGGACCGGATAGAAACCAGACCGGTGCCAAGCCGGCTGGCAAGGAGGCCACTGGGGTGCTACCGGCACGCAAAGAGAGCAGCAAACGGTGCGGGGTATCTGATTGCGCGCTCGGACTTTTGAGCCACTGAGCCAGCGT
This window encodes:
- a CDS encoding MFS transporter; amino-acid sequence: MNRSLWLLALCQGLFLTNNVTFIAINGLVGLSMAPYGWMATLPVMGYVVGGALATPLVAATQARFGRRTSFQIGLAVAVASALAGAWAVAAHQFWGLVAATVVAGYYSANGQLYRFAAAELALPAFREKAVSLVLAGGLIGAIAGPNLAARTRTLMEVPFTGAYLVLAGVGLLAMVLMAFVRFPAHQAPNAATSTGRPLSEIARQPAFVVACLSAAMGYGVMNLLMAATPLAMQQCGLGFDDAASVLEWHVIGMFAPGFFTGHLIKRFGTLHIMAVGVALNLLCVAIALSGVELQQFVLSLFLLGVGWNFLFTGSTTLALTAYRPEEKDRAQAAVNFCVFAVMALSSLASGALVVTQGWTWLNIGSIPPLVLTAAALLWLQVKGRAARP